TCGCCTGATAAATAAAGTTATAGTAATTCTCTCCAAGGTCGTTGGTGCCGGTGTTGGCATGATCGAGCTGCACCAGCATTTCTTGAGCGTAGAATGTTTCGCCAGTACGAAAAACCTTATCGAGCAAGCCAAAAATCGGTTGCCCGGCCAGCTCCGGCATCGCCTCACGGATAGTCCGCCCCACTAAAGTGCGCTCGCCTACCAGCTGCTGGTAGGCAGGATTGACGAGGCTAAACCGGTGCTCAGGACCTTCAAATATGCAGATCATGGCCGGTACCTGCATAAAAATACTGTGTAGCTGCTGGCGCTGGAGGTCGGTTTCGGCCCGAGCTATTTCCGCCTGATGCGTAGCCGCCGCCAATTCGAGATTGGTAGTTGCCAACTGTTGGTTTAAGCCCTGCAACTGAGCTTCATCCTGCTCCATTTGCCGACGCGTCTGCACCAGCTCGCTCACCTCGTAGGCAAAGACCAGAATGCCATCAATAGTGCCCGAGGTATCGCGGGTAGCTTGGTTGATGAAGTTGAAATAGCGCGGATTGGGCCCTTCGTAGTCGGCCTGAGAGAAGTGAATAGGAATCTCGTTGCCGTAAAAGGTCTCACCCGTGCGATACACCTCATCGAGTAAACCAAAAAAAGGCTCGCTTTCCAGCTCCGGGAGCGCTTCCCGGATGGTTTTGCCCAGCAGCTGTCGCCCCCCAAATAATTGATGATAGAGCGGATTGGCAACGGTAAAAATATACGTAGGCCCGGAGAGGCGGGCAATGCAGGCCGGAGCCTGGTTAAACAGCGTATCCAACTGCTGGCGCTGTGTTTCGACGCGGGCGAGTCCCTCCAACTCCTGGCGCTGACTTTCGCGGCGGGAAAGCTCTACGGCACTCCAATCCTGATCGGCGGTATTAGTGAAGCTTACTACCAGCTGCTCTCCACCGCGCTGAGCGGCCAGATGAAAGAAGTTGTCGAGTCCGCCGACCTGATAGGTAGTTTTGTACTGGTCGGGGCTGCCGGTTTCAAATACCTGCCGGTAGAAGGCCAAGACCCCGTTGGACAATGCATCGGGGAAGTGAGTTTTTATTGTGGCGTAGGGCTGCTCAAGCGGCCCCACCATGCGCAGTCCGGCCGGATTGATGTAGTCAATTGTAAAATCTACAATCTCTTCGCTTCCAGCCTTATAGACCGGCGAAAGTAGATTGACAGCCGTCAGGGATATATCTAGTAGCGTGTGCAGCAGAGCACTAGGATTGGATAAGGCAGGCAACGGCACGGGCATATCGGGCATAGCAAATGCGGAAAACACTAAACTAAGCTGCTAAAAGGGGGGTTCTTAAGAGACAGTTTTGACTGCTGGGGGCTTTTTTCATGTATCAGCGAACAGATGCGGTACTCCCAGGCTGACACTGCTGACAGACCCCCGTCATCAGGTATTCGCGCGATGTTGCCTGAAAGCCCCCGGCAGCGCTACAGCCGGAATAGCCACTTGGTTGAGGCAATACGTGTGCAAGCAGGCGGAGCACTTAAAGTGCACATGATCATCGGTGTGGGCGTGGCGGGCGCATTCGCGCGAGCAAAGTGCATAGCGCAGAATATCAGTGTTGTCGATAACGCGATGAATTACCCCTTTTTCCTCGAAGGTTTTCAGGGTTCGATACAAGGTAATACGATCGGTGTTGGCATCTAGGCCTTGCTCCAGATCATGACTGGATTGGGCGTAGGTTTTGGCCAAGAACGCCCGCAATACAGCCCGCCGCACGGGCGTTTGGCGCAGTCCGTGTTGGGCGAGCAAGGCAGTAGCAGAATCGGCAGCGGACATAAGTATTCGAAAATGTTAACGCATAAGCGCAATTACCGGCGGTTTCGTTCGGCTAGTGAATGGTAAAAATACGACCTGATATCGTTGCGAGGTTCCTTACTCATGGGGGCAAAGCCGCAGCGGCCGAAGCGATTGTATTAAAAAAGGCCTGCTTCATGGAAGCAGGCCTTTTTCACTGGACAATAAACAAGCAGTTTATTTGGCGGGCATCAAAACCGCATCAATGGAGTGCACAGTTCCGTTGGTAGCCTTGATATCGGGAGTTGTCACGGTAGCAGTGCCGCCCTTCGCATCGCGAATAGTAACAGTGCCGCCTTGCAGACTCACGGTAAGCGATTCACCCTGAACCGTTTTGATTGTTTGACCATCTTTCAGGTCCGCCGCCATTACATTGCCGGGCACTACGTGATAGGTCAGGATTTTAGTGAGCTGCTTTTTGTTCGCAGGCTTCAGCAGGTTATCTACTGTTCCAGCCGGCAGCTTTTCGAAGGCCGCATTATCGGGGGCAAATACAGTAAATGGTCCTTTGGCTTTCGCTTGTTCAGCTAAGCCCGCAGCCTTCAGCGCAGTTAATAAAGTAGTATGCTCAGTTGATAAAGCGGCACTGGCAGCTAAATCTTTTTGGGTTGAAGTAGCCGTGGCGGCAGGGGCCGTTGTCATGGTCTGGGCGGTGGCGATGCCGGTAGTGCCTACAAGAGCAAATGCGCTGAGGATGATGAGTTTCTTTTTCATAGTGAAAGTGGATGGTAGAAAAGTATTGAATGACAGTACAACTGCTAAGTGGCCGAATGGTTGAGATTAATTTATTTTAATCTCCTTGTAATCAGCCTTTTCCCCCTCCTCTCACTATCTAAACTCCGTTAGTTCTTGCATGTAGGAGATCATAAAAAGCCCCCGGGGCACAAAAAAAGCCAGACGTGACAGCGTCTGGCTTTTTTTGTGCCCCGGGGGCTTTTTTACAACCTACAGGCTGCTGTCATAATCAGATGAGCTGGCTGAGCTGCTGCCCATACCACCCCGATAGCCCGACTGGTTGCCGGAAGACGAACCGTAGTCGCTGCCACTGCTGCTACCTGAGCGGTAGCTGCTGCCGCTGCTTGGGGCCGGACGGTAGCCGGAATTAGATTTGTCGGAATCGGAGCTGTAGCTGCCGCTCGAACCGTAGCTGCTGCCGGAACCAGAGCCGTAGCTACCGCCTGAGCCGTAGTTGCTGGAGCCGTAGCTACCCTTAGAGCCATATTTGGCCGACTCGGAGCTAACTGAGCCGCGGTATCCTGATTTATCTTTTTTGCCACTCTTGCCTTTGTAAGACTTGTAGCCTTTGTCGCTGCTCTTGGAGCGCAACGCCAGCCAGCTTAAGCCACCAATAAGCAGGGCACCACCCACAATCTGCTGGGTAGTGGTCAGCTTGCCGAACTGGCTGGTAGCCTTGCTGCTCAGGTCTTTTACCGACTGGGGAAGTTGGTTGAGCGTATCATTCAGGCCCAACTGATCAACCCAGTTTTTTACGGCACCAGTGGCACCGCCTTGCTCGCGGTTTTGGTCCTGATTGTAGCTGTCGTTCTGACGATTAGAATCATTAGAGCTGCCACTGGCAGTGCTAGCTGAGCCCGCAGCACCTGATGCTTTGGTCGTCGAGCCTGGAGTTGAAGAAGATTTCTGGGAAGAAGCACCAGCGTTTGCGCCAGTAGAAGAGGAAGTAGATCCGGGGTTGGGTTGATTTGGCTTGTTTTCCATAATAGTGGTGAGGGTGATAGAGCGAATAATTACGTGTGACCGGCGGGTCGCACTAGGGTCTATATCGTATTTACTTGAAGCCGGGTTGCGAATAAGCCCTACTTTTTCTAGAAGCGGGGTCGCAGCTTTCACTCGTATCCATCAATACGTTAGCCCACCACTGCGTACTCTACCCAGCCTTAAAAACGGACTTTTGTAGCTCGTCACTATTAATTTGGGTGTGAGCTTTAGTACAGGACGGCTAGCGGCGTTGGGGACTAATTGACTCAGCTATTTGCGACAGATCAGGACCTAGATGGCCGGCAGCATTCAGCCATACATTGGCCACCTCGAGCCGACTCGTAGGATGGTTACGGAGCAGATATCGCGTGGGCTCGTAGCAGCTTGAGCTGAACAATTAGGGGATGTCGTGGCTTTTCCTTCGCGAAAGGCATCAGCCTCTTTCCGTTTTCTCTTCCAAAAAAGCCCCCAGCGCACCTCCTATGTCCAAACGGTTCGAAAACAAAGTATGCATCGTTACCGGAGCCACCTCAGGTATTGGTCGGGCGGTGGCTGTGCAACTCGGGCGCGAGGGCGGCTGCGTAGTAGTGCTGGGGCGTACTACTGAGGAGGGACGCGAAGTGGTGAGCGAAATCAAAGCGGCCGGTGGCGAGGCACTTTTTATTCGGACGGATGTGGGCAAAGACGCTCACCTCCAAGCCGCCGTTCGCAAAACCCTGGCGCGCTGGCACAGAGTAGATGTGCTCATTAATAATGCCGCCGAAATGACCTATGTGCCTTTGGTAGATTTGCCCCCCAAGGACTGGGATGCCCTCATGAATGTAAATATGCGGGCCCTGTTTCGGCTTTGTCAGCTCTGTCTGCCGCACATGAAGCACGGTAGCATTGTGACAGTCAGCTCCGTGCACGCTCACCAGACAACGGCTAATGTAGTGCCTTACGCTACCAGCAAGGGCGCGATGGAAGCATTTGTACGCGGCCTCAGTCAGGAAATTAAGCATACCCAAGCTCGCATCAATGCCGTAGCGCCCGGCGCAGTAGATACCCCCATGCTCTGGGACAACCCGAATGTGAAAAGTGGCCGCGAGAAGATAACCGGCCAAGTAGGTAGCCCCGAAGAATTGGCAGCGGCCATCTGCTTTCTGGCCGCCGCTGAGTCCAGCTTCATCAATGGTACGACCTTGGTTGCGGACGGCGGCCGACTTGCTGCGCTATAAAGTTTAGCCGTCCATAACGAAATAAAGGCTGGGGGGCTTTTTCAGTTGAAAAAGCCCCCAGCCTTTATTTATATACTAGAGCTTCATCCGCGGGCGCCCTTGTGCATATGCTCAGGATCGGGAAGAGGCTTGTTGCCGGCGTAGAGGTGGGCATCAAGGCGACCGGCGAGGCGGGCTTCGGCCTCAAAACGGTTGTTAAAGTATCCTACCCGCGCCGATTCGACCAAGTACTTCCATAAGAACTTGGCAGGCCCGTGCTCCCGAAACTGGCGGATGTGGCACATCTCGTGGGCCACCCAATACGGGTCCTGCAAAAACTCGTCGCGAGTGGTCCCACTTAGGTGAATACTATTGCCCAAAACCATAGCCACACTCCGCGACTGCAGCACGATGCGAGCGATGCGAGCGAGAGGAGAGTTCTCAATAATTCGAGGCGGCTTCATGGGCAAGAATTTGGGCGGCGTAGTATACGCCAAACGTTGAGCTTTGAGTCATGGTTCAGCTATAATTTTACGCTTATAAATTTATACTATTAGAAGTTTATTCATCCAATTAGGAGGTAAAACTTGGATACCCAATTTTTTATGGCTTAGCTTTAACCTATAGGGCTGGTTATAATCGGTCGGTTATGCCCCCTAAACAACTGCTTTTTCACCCCTTTTTTCCTGGACAATCAGTCCACCCTTTTCGCTCATACGACCCACCTTTTCGCCGCTTGCGGCTACGCCCGAAAATCGATTTTGCTCCCCTACGACGGACAATGAAACATAGCCTTCTCTATTGCCTCGCCGCTGCCTCGCTGACCCTCTCCTTCTTCTACGAACGCACCCTCCCTACTGATACCAGTGCCGCTCCGGTTCCCATTTTAGCCGAAGCCTCCCTCTTCCCCTCCTGGACACCGGATATGCCGGTTCCGCCCGCCGACGATCATACCGCTGCTAGTTCACGCGATTCGCTGGCTTATAACTACTACGCCCAGACCCTCGGTCTGAAGCTTGATTTCGACGAGAATAAAGCGCTGCTGCGCACCGTCACCGACTGGCTCGGTACTCCTTATCGCTACGGCAGCAGTACCCGCCGCGGCACCGATTGCTCTGGCTTTGTGAGCCGCGTTTTTCAGGAAGTTTACGGCATTACCCTCCAACGCAGCTCGCGCTCCATGTTTCAGAGCGTAAAGCGCATCAGCAAGGCTGAGATGGAGGAAGGCGACTTGGTATTCTTCCGTCGCGGCCCCGGCCAGCCTATTTATCATGTTGGTATCTATCTGAAAGATGGCAAGT
The window above is part of the Hymenobacter radiodurans genome. Proteins encoded here:
- a CDS encoding PAS domain-containing protein is translated as MPDMPVPLPALSNPSALLHTLLDISLTAVNLLSPVYKAGSEEIVDFTIDYINPAGLRMVGPLEQPYATIKTHFPDALSNGVLAFYRQVFETGSPDQYKTTYQVGGLDNFFHLAAQRGGEQLVVSFTNTADQDWSAVELSRRESQRQELEGLARVETQRQQLDTLFNQAPACIARLSGPTYIFTVANPLYHQLFGGRQLLGKTIREALPELESEPFFGLLDEVYRTGETFYGNEIPIHFSQADYEGPNPRYFNFINQATRDTSGTIDGILVFAYEVSELVQTRRQMEQDEAQLQGLNQQLATTNLELAAATHQAEIARAETDLQRQQLHSIFMQVPAMICIFEGPEHRFSLVNPAYQQLVGERTLVGRTIREAMPELAGQPIFGLLDKVFRTGETFYAQEMLVQLDHANTGTNDLGENYYNFIYQATRNLDGQIMGILVFAYEVTAQVKARQQVERSRQQVQDLNEELAAANEELHAANEEFLTNNAELSRTQQELKQLNTELEGRVQRRTAELQHAQAETERQRQRLERLFMQAPAAICILNGPDLIYELVNPSYQQLFPRRRLLGRSIYEALPEVIGNRAGETFRSIYEQGALTKSMRCSFLLPVRKMECWKTVTSILFNRLDMMSTDRLMGCSCLPLR
- a CDS encoding Fur family transcriptional regulator; translated protein: MSAADSATALLAQHGLRQTPVRRAVLRAFLAKTYAQSSHDLEQGLDANTDRITLYRTLKTFEEKGVIHRVIDNTDILRYALCSRECARHAHTDDHVHFKCSACLHTYCLNQVAIPAVALPGAFRQHRANT
- a CDS encoding fasciclin domain-containing protein, producing MKKKLIILSAFALVGTTGIATAQTMTTAPAATATSTQKDLAASAALSTEHTTLLTALKAAGLAEQAKAKGPFTVFAPDNAAFEKLPAGTVDNLLKPANKKQLTKILTYHVVPGNVMAADLKDGQTIKTVQGESLTVSLQGGTVTIRDAKGGTATVTTPDIKATNGTVHSIDAVLMPAK
- a CDS encoding SDR family NAD(P)-dependent oxidoreductase gives rise to the protein MSKRFENKVCIVTGATSGIGRAVAVQLGREGGCVVVLGRTTEEGREVVSEIKAAGGEALFIRTDVGKDAHLQAAVRKTLARWHRVDVLINNAAEMTYVPLVDLPPKDWDALMNVNMRALFRLCQLCLPHMKHGSIVTVSSVHAHQTTANVVPYATSKGAMEAFVRGLSQEIKHTQARINAVAPGAVDTPMLWDNPNVKSGREKITGQVGSPEELAAAICFLAAAESSFINGTTLVADGGRLAAL
- a CDS encoding C40 family peptidase → MKHSLLYCLAAASLTLSFFYERTLPTDTSAAPVPILAEASLFPSWTPDMPVPPADDHTAASSRDSLAYNYYAQTLGLKLDFDENKALLRTVTDWLGTPYRYGSSTRRGTDCSGFVSRVFQEVYGITLQRSSRSMFQSVKRISKAEMEEGDLVFFRRGPGQPIYHVGIYLKDGKFAHSATSGGVMISSLRQAYYNRNFYAAGRVETN